From Lutra lutra chromosome 14, mLutLut1.2, whole genome shotgun sequence, a single genomic window includes:
- the LOC125084646 gene encoding 40S ribosomal protein S20-like, which yields MAFKDTGKTPVEPEVAIHRIRITLTSRNVKFLEKVCADLIRGAKEKNLKVKGPVRMPTKTLRITTRKTPCGEGSKTWDRFQMRIHKRLIDLHSPSEIVKQITSISIEPGVEVEVTIADA from the coding sequence ATGGCTTTTAAAGACACCGGGAAGACACCCGTGGAACCGGAGGTGGCGATTCACCGAATTAGAATTACTCTCACCAGCCGCAATgtaaaatttttggaaaaggtATGTGCTGATTTGATCAGAGGCgcaaaggaaaagaatctcaaagtGAAAGGACCAGTTCGGATGCCTACCAAGACtctgagaatcactacaagaaAGACTCCTTGTGGTGAAGGCTCTAAGACTTGGGATCGTTTTCAAATGAGGATCCACAAGCGCCTCATTGATTTGCACAGTCCTTCTGAGATTGTTAAGCAGATTACATCCATCAGTATTGAGCCAGGAGTTGAGGTTGAAGTCACCATTGCAGATGCTTAA